In the genome of Quercus robur chromosome 3, dhQueRobu3.1, whole genome shotgun sequence, one region contains:
- the LOC126716622 gene encoding 7-deoxyloganetic acid glucosyltransferase-like encodes MEPESKAPHVLIFPLPAQGHVNSMLNLAQLLSLSGLNITFLNTDHNHNRLVLHTDILDRFACFPGFQFKSIPDGLPADHPRAGVRFMEVFDSIKLVTEPLFKEMMSSGQLNSATGQSVTCIIADGSLSFPIDVGDELGIPVIHFRTISACSFWAFYCIQDMIEAGELPIRENEDMDCFIRSVPGMETFLRIRDLPSFCRTRNIADPNLQLVKNMTRQSPRAHALILNTFEDLEGPVLSHIRTKCPKTYTIGPLHAILKSKLESKTTLLQSLSPNSLFEVDKSCMVWLDAQPLKSVIYVSFGSITVMTKDELMEFWYGLVNSKKRFLWAIRPDLVTQKDGEGQIPFELVEGTKDRGYMVGWVPQEEVLAHQAISGFLTHSGWNSTLECIVAGVPMICWPYFADQQTNSRFVSEVWKLGMDMKDVCDRVMIEKMVNHLMEERREIFMKSAAEMARLAKESVSEGGSSYCNLDHLIKDIRLMSMITTK; translated from the exons ATGGAACCTGAATCAAAAGCTCCCCATGTTCTTATCTTTCCTCTTCCAGCACAAGGACATGTCAACTCCATGCTCAATCTTGCTCAGCTTCTTTCACTTTCTGGCCTAAACATCACCTTTCTCAACACCGATCACAACCACAATCGCCTTGTCCTTCACACCGACATTCTAGACCGTTTTGCGTGTTTTCCTGGATTCCAATTCAAAAGCATCCCAGATGGCCTTCCAGCTGATCACCCACGAGCTGGTGTCCGATTCATGGAAGTGTTTGATTCCATTAAATTGGTAACTGAGCCATTATTTAAAGAAATGATGTCTTCTGGTCAGTTAAATTCAGCTACTGGACAGTCGGTGACTTGTATCATAGCAGACGGTAGCTTGAGCTTTCCTATTGATGTTGGCGATGAGCTTGGTATTCCGGTCATTCATTTCCGTACAATCAGTGCTTGCTCCTTCTGGGCTTTTTATTGTATTCAAGATATGATAGAAGCTGGCGAACTTCCCATTAGAG AAAACGAAGACATGGATTGCTTTATAAGAAGTGTGCCAGGTATGGAAACTTTTCTTCGAATCCGAGACTTACCTAGTTTTTGCCGAACAAGAAACATAGCAGACCCAAATCTCCAACTGGTTAAAAATATGACTAGGCAATCCCCTCGAGCCCATGCGCTCATACTTAACACGTTTGAAGATTTAGAAGGACCTGTACTATCTCATATACGCACAAAATGTCCCAAAACTTATACTATTGGACCCCTCCATGCAATTCTTAAATCTAAACTTGAATCCAAAACGACATTGTTGCAATCTTTGTCTCCAAATAGCCTCTTCGAAGTGGACAAAAGCTGTATGGTGTGGCTTGATGCTCAACCTTTGAAATCTGTAATCTATGTAAGTTTTGGAAGCATTACGGTCATGACAAAGGATGAGCTCATGGAGTTTTGGTATGGTTTGGTTAATAGCAAGAAACGCTTTTTATGGGCTATAAGACCTGACTTGGTGACCCAAAAAGATGGCGAAGGTCAAATTCCATTTGAACTTGTTGAAGGGACAAAGGATCGAGGGTATATGGTGGGTTGGGTCCCACAAGAGGAGGTTTTGGCCCACCAGGCTATAAGTGGGTTTTTGACTCATAGTGGATGGAACTCTACCTTAGAGTGCATAGTGGCTGGGGTGCCCATGATTTGTTGGCCTTACTTTGCTGATCAACAAACAAATAGTAGGTTTGTGAGTGAGGTTTGGAAGTTGGGAATGGACATGAAGGATGTGTGCGATAGAGTTATGATAGAAAAAATGGTGAATCATTTGATGGAGGAAAGGAGGGAGATTTTCATGAAATCAGCTGCTGAAATGGCTAGGTTGGCAAAAGAAAGTGTAAGTGAAGGTGGGTCCTCTTACTGTAATTTGGACCATTTGATTAAGGATATAAGGTTAATGAGCATGATTACAACAAAGTAG